In Methylocystis echinoides, one genomic interval encodes:
- a CDS encoding GNAT family N-acetyltransferase, translating to MGQSAGFAKAAAPFLRGSRLAGVFVGWSRGFGRAAQSAPHVATGAWFLPKPVAFQAVELSPQAIEDARADWSALAQGALEPSPFFEHGFALAAARHLPPDDRPRFIALRNMHGDLAAIFPLAPTGLSGADGLVRVWRGDLTALATPLVLRDQAPETLVAFLDWAAAASPAAGALFPRVPLGGAFHTALVDAATRRGRRIEILESFARAALTPGGSADEKCRQAGGLKKVNDIRRTQRRLAERGAVEFGIVADAGAARAAVEEFLALEASGWKAGRGAFLSEPARATFLRSATRLLAVDGLCKIAALRLDGRAIAMAILLQSQNRSYCWKMAIDDGLRALAPGVQLAHALAALQLARPEIELTDSCAIARHPMIGRLWPDRVALCDIAVSLRDEGFEAALRREQRRRRVREFAKRAANRLLKRKVS from the coding sequence ATGGGACAAAGCGCGGGATTTGCGAAGGCCGCCGCGCCGTTTCTGCGGGGAAGCCGCCTGGCCGGCGTCTTCGTCGGATGGAGCCGCGGCTTCGGCCGTGCGGCGCAGAGCGCGCCGCACGTCGCGACTGGAGCATGGTTCTTGCCGAAGCCAGTAGCCTTTCAGGCGGTTGAGCTTTCGCCGCAGGCGATCGAAGACGCCCGGGCGGACTGGAGCGCCCTCGCCCAGGGGGCGCTCGAGCCCAGCCCCTTTTTCGAGCATGGCTTCGCTCTCGCCGCGGCGCGGCACCTTCCGCCCGACGACCGGCCGCGCTTCATTGCGCTTCGCAACATGCACGGCGACCTCGCAGCAATCTTTCCGCTCGCGCCGACGGGCCTTTCCGGCGCCGATGGGCTCGTTCGCGTCTGGCGCGGCGACTTGACGGCGCTGGCGACGCCGCTCGTGCTCCGCGATCAGGCGCCGGAGACGCTCGTCGCTTTTCTGGACTGGGCCGCAGCGGCGAGCCCCGCCGCGGGCGCCCTGTTTCCCCGCGTGCCCCTCGGCGGCGCGTTCCACACCGCGCTCGTCGACGCGGCGACGCGGCGGGGGCGGCGCATCGAAATACTGGAAAGCTTCGCCCGCGCGGCGCTCACGCCGGGAGGATCCGCCGACGAAAAATGCAGGCAGGCGGGCGGACTCAAGAAGGTGAACGACATCCGCCGCACCCAACGCCGCCTCGCCGAGCGCGGCGCCGTCGAGTTTGGGATCGTCGCCGATGCGGGCGCGGCGCGGGCGGCGGTCGAGGAGTTTCTGGCGCTCGAAGCCTCGGGATGGAAGGCCGGGCGCGGCGCCTTTCTCTCCGAACCCGCGCGAGCGACGTTCTTGCGCAGCGCCACGCGCCTTCTCGCCGTCGACGGACTCTGCAAAATCGCCGCGCTGCGCCTCGACGGGCGGGCGATCGCCATGGCGATCCTGCTCCAGAGCCAGAACCGCAGCTACTGTTGGAAAATGGCCATCGACGACGGCCTGCGCGCCCTGGCGCCAGGCGTTCAGCTCGCTCATGCGCTCGCCGCGCTTCAGCTCGCGCGGCCGGAGATCGAGCTGACCGATTCCTGCGCCATCGCCAGACATCCGATGATCGGCCGGCTGTGGCCGGATCGCGTCGCGCTCTGCGACATTGCGGTCTCGCTGCGCGACGAGGGTTTCGAGGCGGCTCTGCGCCGCGAGCAGAGGCGGCGGCGGGTGCGGGAGTTCGCCAAGCGCGCCGCGAACAGGCTCTTGAAACGTAAAGTGAGTTGA
- a CDS encoding NAD-dependent epimerase/dehydratase family protein: MRIFITGAAGFVGFHLARRLLAAGHTVDGFDGLTPYYDPRLKQARRDILLQHETYHDNVAMLEDMAALTDAAEQSAPDVIIHLAAQAGVRYSLENPRAYVESNLVGAFNVMEIARLLKPRHLLIASTSSVYGANPTVPFFEDDRTDHPLTLYAASKKAGEVMAHSYAHLWAIPTTLFRFFTVYGPWGRPDMAPLKFLDAIEAGRPIDVYNHGNMSRDFTYVDDLVEAVARLVDCVPERDAGDPSVSPVAPWRVVNIGGGAPVQLLDFIDTLEKVVGKKAIRNYLDMQKGDAPRTFASADLLERLTGYRPQTPVEEGVKSLVEWYRDYRAKYGPLQI, encoded by the coding sequence ATGCGCATTTTCATCACTGGCGCGGCCGGATTCGTCGGCTTTCATCTGGCGCGGCGGCTGCTGGCCGCGGGCCATACGGTCGACGGCTTCGATGGGCTGACGCCCTATTACGATCCGCGGCTGAAACAGGCGCGGCGCGACATCCTTCTCCAGCATGAGACCTACCACGACAATGTCGCCATGCTCGAAGATATGGCGGCGCTCACGGACGCCGCGGAGCAGAGCGCCCCGGACGTCATCATCCACCTCGCCGCCCAGGCCGGCGTGCGCTACAGCCTCGAAAATCCGCGCGCCTATGTCGAATCCAATCTCGTCGGCGCTTTCAACGTGATGGAAATCGCGCGCCTCCTCAAGCCGCGCCATCTGCTCATCGCCTCGACCAGCTCCGTCTATGGCGCAAACCCGACCGTGCCGTTTTTCGAGGACGACCGCACCGACCATCCGCTGACCCTCTATGCGGCGAGCAAGAAGGCCGGCGAGGTCATGGCGCATTCCTATGCGCATCTATGGGCGATCCCGACCACGCTGTTCCGCTTCTTTACCGTCTATGGCCCCTGGGGCCGCCCCGACATGGCGCCGTTGAAGTTTCTCGACGCCATCGAAGCCGGGCGCCCGATCGACGTCTACAATCACGGAAACATGTCGCGCGACTTCACCTATGTCGACGATCTCGTCGAGGCGGTGGCGCGGCTCGTCGACTGCGTCCCCGAGCGCGACGCCGGCGACCCTTCCGTCTCTCCCGTTGCGCCCTGGCGCGTGGTGAATATCGGCGGCGGCGCGCCCGTACAGCTTCTCGACTTCATCGATACGCTGGAAAAGGTCGTCGGCAAAAAAGCGATCCGCAATTATCTCGACATGCAGAAAGGCGACGCGCCGCGCACCTTCGCCTCCGCCGACCTCTTGGAGCGGCTCACTGGGTATCGGCCGCAGACCCCGGTCGAGGAGGGCGTGAAGTCGCTGGTCGAATGGTATCGGGACTATCGCGCCAAGTATGGGCCGCTGCAAATTTGA
- a CDS encoding LPS translocon maturation chaperone LptM has translation MTPRPLRLILLLAAAVVGLSACGRRGPLELPPDVQARGAALRAQQEAALAKTGPKPAPGQAVPAPPPPPIPGTIGNRPPEDYPFPLDPLL, from the coding sequence GTGACGCCTCGCCCTCTTCGCCTCATTCTCCTGCTCGCCGCCGCTGTGGTCGGCCTGTCCGCCTGTGGCCGTCGCGGGCCGCTGGAGCTGCCGCCCGACGTGCAGGCGCGCGGCGCGGCGCTCAGGGCGCAACAGGAGGCGGCGCTGGCCAAGACCGGTCCGAAGCCCGCGCCCGGGCAGGCCGTTCCTGCGCCGCCGCCCCCGCCCATTCCCGGAACCATCGGGAACCGCCCGCCGGAGGACTATCCCTTCCCGCTCGATCCGCTGCTCTAA
- the lysA gene encoding diaminopimelate decarboxylase: MRHFDYRGGALYAEDVAVSDIAAAAGTPFYVYSAATIRRHFRVFAEAFQGLDALVCYAMKANSNQAVLRLLAKEGAGMDVVSGGELARALAAGVPGSKITFSGVGKTDEEIAAALDAGIFCFNIESEPELEAISRIAAARGGVAPVSLRVNPDVDARTHKKISTGKAENKFGVPLSRAREVYARAAKLPGIRVCGADMHIGSQLTDLAPFDEAFSLLAELVRDLRADGHDISHVDLGGGLGIPYHEGDDPQSYHPERYAEIVRRHFGGLGCKLVFEPGRLIVGNAGVLVTRVIYVKRGEAKTFLIVDTGMNDLVRPTLYDAWHDIIPVREPVDRREIIVDVVGPVCETGDYVALDRKLPEALPGELLAVLTSGAYGAVQAGTYNTRPLIPEVLVDGDRFAIIRPRPSVEELIALDRAPDWI; this comes from the coding sequence ATGCGCCATTTCGATTATCGCGGCGGCGCGCTCTACGCCGAGGACGTCGCCGTGTCCGACATCGCCGCGGCGGCGGGCACGCCCTTCTACGTCTATTCCGCGGCGACGATCCGCCGGCATTTCCGCGTCTTCGCCGAAGCCTTCCAGGGGCTCGACGCGCTCGTTTGCTATGCGATGAAGGCCAATTCGAACCAGGCTGTGCTGCGTCTTCTCGCCAAGGAAGGCGCCGGCATGGACGTCGTCTCGGGCGGCGAACTCGCCCGCGCGCTGGCGGCGGGCGTCCCCGGATCGAAGATTACGTTCTCGGGCGTCGGCAAGACGGACGAGGAGATCGCCGCCGCGCTCGACGCCGGCATCTTCTGCTTCAACATCGAATCCGAGCCCGAGCTCGAAGCGATCTCGCGCATCGCCGCGGCGCGGGGCGGCGTCGCGCCCGTGTCTCTTCGCGTCAATCCGGACGTGGACGCGCGGACGCATAAGAAGATTTCGACCGGAAAGGCCGAGAACAAATTCGGCGTCCCGCTCTCGCGCGCCCGCGAGGTTTACGCCCGGGCTGCAAAACTTCCGGGGATCAGGGTTTGCGGCGCGGACATGCATATCGGCTCGCAGCTCACCGACCTCGCGCCCTTCGACGAGGCCTTTTCGCTGCTGGCGGAACTCGTCAGGGACCTGCGCGCCGACGGCCATGACATTAGCCATGTCGACCTCGGCGGCGGACTCGGCATCCCCTATCACGAGGGCGACGATCCGCAGTCCTATCACCCCGAGCGCTACGCCGAGATCGTGCGGCGCCATTTCGGCGGGCTCGGCTGCAAGCTCGTCTTCGAACCCGGGCGCCTCATCGTCGGCAACGCCGGCGTGCTGGTCACGCGCGTGATTTACGTCAAGCGGGGCGAGGCCAAGACTTTCCTCATCGTCGATACGGGGATGAACGACCTCGTCCGCCCGACGCTCTATGACGCCTGGCACGACATCATCCCCGTTCGCGAGCCGGTGGACCGCCGGGAGATCATTGTGGACGTCGTCGGGCCGGTCTGCGAGACGGGAGACTATGTCGCGCTCGACCGGAAGCTGCCGGAGGCGCTCCCCGGCGAGCTGCTGGCCGTCCTCACCTCCGGCGCCTATGGCGCGGTGCAGGCGGGAACCTACAACACCCGCCCGCTGATCCCCGAGGTTCTGGTCGACGGCGACCGTTTCGCGATCATCCGCCCGCGTCCGAGCGTCGAGGAGCTCATCGCGCTGGATCGCGCGCCCGACTGGATTTGA
- a CDS encoding L,D-transpeptidase codes for MKKFSLVLISCLLAGAPCQAAMRISIDLSKQRLTAARDGGETVVWKISSGRPGYETPTGRYSVMRMEAEHYSDEYEQAPMPYAIFFSPRGLAIHGTFERGLGSPRSHGCVRLAVNNAQKLFTWVEAQGGATIEIVGETPAESRRPNRARRRMPEVEPEIQPVQIYRY; via the coding sequence ATGAAAAAATTCTCGCTTGTTCTCATCTCTTGCCTGCTGGCCGGGGCGCCGTGCCAGGCGGCGATGCGCATTTCCATCGATCTCTCCAAGCAGCGGCTGACGGCGGCGCGCGACGGCGGCGAGACGGTCGTGTGGAAAATCTCGAGCGGCCGGCCGGGCTATGAGACGCCGACCGGGCGCTATTCGGTCATGCGGATGGAGGCCGAGCACTATTCGGACGAATATGAGCAGGCGCCCATGCCCTACGCCATCTTCTTTTCGCCGCGGGGCCTCGCCATTCATGGCACCTTCGAGCGCGGGCTCGGGAGTCCGCGCTCCCATGGCTGCGTTCGCCTTGCCGTCAACAACGCCCAGAAGCTTTTCACGTGGGTGGAGGCGCAAGGCGGCGCGACCATCGAGATCGTGGGCGAGACGCCCGCTGAGAGCCGACGCCCGAATCGCGCCAGGCGGCGCATGCCCGAGGTCGAGCCGGAAATCCAGCCTGTTCAAATCTATCGCTATTGA
- a CDS encoding cytochrome b/b6 domain-containing protein, with product MKEEKHVIHPLALRVLHWVNALAVIIMILSGWRIYDAAPIWNFEFPRGLTLGGWLAGALAWHFAAMWLLGANLVAYLLYGVLTGHFRRRLLPLSLAGAWRDIRDAVAGETAHAPGCYTAAQRIAYVFAILAIVVAILSGLALWKPVQLQELAAVMGGYEGARRVHFFAMTALVLFILLHVALAVSVKGVLRPMVTGRAEPE from the coding sequence GTGAAGGAAGAAAAGCATGTCATTCACCCGCTCGCGTTGCGGGTGCTGCACTGGGTGAACGCGCTCGCCGTCATCATCATGATCTTGAGCGGCTGGCGCATCTATGACGCCGCGCCGATCTGGAATTTCGAGTTTCCGCGCGGCCTCACCCTCGGCGGCTGGCTCGCGGGCGCGCTCGCCTGGCATTTCGCCGCCATGTGGCTGCTCGGCGCAAATCTCGTCGCCTATCTTCTTTACGGCGTGCTCACGGGCCATTTTCGGCGTCGCCTGCTCCCGCTCTCGCTCGCCGGCGCCTGGCGCGACATTCGTGACGCCGTCGCCGGAGAAACCGCGCATGCGCCGGGATGCTACACAGCGGCGCAGCGCATCGCCTATGTCTTTGCGATCCTCGCCATCGTCGTCGCCATCCTCTCCGGCCTCGCGCTGTGGAAGCCGGTGCAGCTGCAGGAACTCGCCGCCGTCATGGGCGGCTATGAGGGGGCGCGGCGGGTGCACTTCTTCGCAATGACCGCACTGGTTCTTTTCATTCTCCTGCATGTCGCGCTGGCGGTGAGCGTCAAGGGCGTGTTGCGGCCGATGGTGACGGGCCGAGCCGAACCGGAGTGA
- a CDS encoding SulP family inorganic anion transporter, whose translation MLNEHSAPPGDHRTADDNVGRSRLDGVRAISGRLKALVGDTLSALVLFPVSATYLLSYTALVYSGPLAFGRPAGLAAMLVTSLVAGLVTGLASSFRFACGTLDNNATAIMAMVAAAIAGEMGREAEPRSLLATVIVGMAIAGVVAGASLLCLGLGRAGAIVRLMPLQVMAGFVGTTGWILAAGGLRVALGRPPGLDMFSDPAANLRLAAMAAMAGAFGYVAPRARSPFVLPTLIALCIFAHHAVFGFLGVGLAAQRAGGWLIAFPSNLEPSIPWRWDTLAHVDWTALSHQALALVVLALVCPISLLLTATGLETATRREARIDRELVAGGLSSLASGLAGGTIGFVTFARSMTLQEAGAQSRLAPLLATLLTGVLPFVFPSVLGVIPVTALGGLLFFLGLSLLYKWVYQTKAKMPLGEWAAIPIVVALSVHYDVIVGIFAGVVIGCVHFTVTYGLGAPVRARYFGDVAVSNVWRAHGDRELLWRTAQERLVLYLQGFLFFGVANRLLKAVRAEIDRTKDLRWLILDLGGVDGVDSSAVSSFERICEVAAERNIGVLFAAMPDEIAARLRKAHRPDGATPVFAPSLDEALEWCEERALAAAGGERCEPETLSATLAAQFGPETARVFLDHFTMGDIPAGAELMTQGAVTDDLAFIESGRASVLVSYEGRAPMRVRTLVAGTMVGELGFYTGGPRTATVRAETDCRIIRVAPADVRRLEETHPHLALAFHSLIARRLCLRIHDKDHLIAGLMRSMRRRAL comes from the coding sequence ATGCTGAATGAACACAGCGCGCCGCCGGGCGACCATCGGACCGCGGACGACAACGTCGGGCGTTCCCGGCTGGACGGGGTCCGAGCCATTTCGGGCAGGCTGAAAGCTCTGGTCGGGGACACGCTTTCGGCGCTCGTCCTCTTCCCTGTTTCGGCGACCTATCTGCTCTCCTATACGGCGCTGGTCTATTCCGGGCCGCTGGCGTTTGGCCGGCCGGCCGGGCTCGCGGCGATGCTCGTCACCAGCCTTGTCGCAGGTCTCGTGACCGGCCTGGCGAGCTCGTTTCGTTTCGCCTGCGGCACGCTCGACAACAACGCCACCGCCATCATGGCGATGGTTGCGGCGGCGATCGCGGGCGAAATGGGACGGGAGGCCGAGCCGCGGTCGCTTCTCGCCACCGTGATTGTCGGCATGGCGATCGCCGGCGTCGTTGCGGGCGCATCCCTTCTTTGCCTCGGGCTGGGACGCGCGGGCGCGATCGTTCGTCTCATGCCGCTGCAGGTCATGGCCGGCTTCGTCGGGACGACGGGATGGATCCTTGCAGCGGGCGGGCTGCGGGTCGCGCTCGGGCGGCCGCCGGGCCTCGACATGTTTTCGGACCCGGCCGCCAATCTCCGTCTCGCCGCCATGGCCGCGATGGCGGGCGCGTTCGGCTATGTCGCCCCGCGCGCGCGGTCGCCCTTCGTTCTCCCCACCCTCATCGCCCTTTGCATCTTCGCCCACCACGCGGTCTTCGGCTTCCTCGGCGTCGGCCTCGCGGCGCAGCGCGCGGGGGGGTGGCTCATCGCCTTTCCGTCAAATCTGGAGCCATCCATTCCCTGGCGTTGGGACACGCTGGCGCATGTCGACTGGACGGCCCTTTCGCATCAGGCTCTTGCGCTCGTCGTTCTCGCCCTCGTTTGCCCGATCAGCCTCCTGCTCACGGCGACCGGCCTGGAGACCGCGACGCGGCGGGAAGCGCGCATCGATCGCGAGCTCGTCGCCGGGGGGCTCTCGTCCTTGGCGAGCGGGCTCGCCGGCGGCACGATCGGCTTCGTCACCTTCGCCCGCAGCATGACGTTGCAGGAGGCGGGCGCGCAGAGCCGGCTCGCCCCCCTGCTCGCCACGCTGCTCACTGGCGTTCTGCCATTTGTTTTTCCGTCCGTTCTCGGCGTCATCCCGGTGACGGCGCTCGGCGGCCTGCTGTTCTTTCTGGGCTTGAGCCTGCTCTACAAATGGGTCTACCAGACAAAAGCGAAAATGCCCCTGGGCGAATGGGCCGCCATCCCGATCGTCGTCGCGCTTTCCGTGCATTACGACGTGATCGTCGGCATATTTGCGGGGGTCGTGATCGGATGCGTGCATTTCACCGTCACCTACGGCCTCGGCGCGCCGGTGCGGGCGCGCTATTTCGGCGACGTCGCCGTCAGCAATGTTTGGCGCGCGCACGGCGACCGGGAGCTTTTGTGGCGTACGGCGCAGGAGCGGCTCGTTCTCTATCTGCAGGGGTTTCTGTTTTTCGGAGTCGCCAATCGCCTGTTGAAGGCCGTCCGCGCCGAAATCGACCGGACGAAGGACCTGCGCTGGCTCATTCTCGATCTCGGCGGGGTCGACGGCGTCGACAGTTCGGCGGTCTCTTCCTTTGAGCGAATCTGCGAAGTCGCCGCTGAAAGAAACATAGGGGTCCTGTTCGCGGCCATGCCCGACGAGATCGCCGCGCGGCTGCGCAAGGCGCATCGCCCCGATGGCGCAACGCCGGTCTTCGCGCCGTCGCTCGACGAGGCGCTGGAATGGTGCGAGGAGCGCGCCCTTGCAGCGGCCGGCGGCGAACGATGCGAGCCGGAAACCCTTTCAGCGACGCTCGCGGCCCAATTCGGGCCCGAGACGGCCCGCGTCTTCCTGGACCATTTCACAATGGGCGACATCCCGGCGGGGGCGGAGCTGATGACGCAAGGCGCGGTCACGGACGACCTCGCCTTCATCGAGAGCGGGAGGGCGAGCGTCCTGGTCTCTTATGAGGGCAGGGCGCCGATGCGGGTCCGCACGCTGGTGGCGGGGACGATGGTCGGGGAGCTGGGCTTCTACACCGGCGGACCCCGCACCGCGACGGTCCGCGCCGAGACGGATTGCCGGATTATTCGTGTCGCGCCAGCCGACGTTCGGCGCCTGGAGGAGACGCATCCGCATCTGGCCTTGGCGTTTCACAGCCTGATTGCGCGCCGTCTCTGCCTGCGCATCCATGACAAGGATCACCTGATCGCGGGGCTCATGCGGAGCATGAGACGCAGGGCGCTGTAA
- the dxs gene encoding 1-deoxy-D-xylulose-5-phosphate synthase — MTTSKTPLLDQIPTPEELRKLPPGQLKQVADELRRETIDAVSVTGGHLGAGLGVVELTVALHYVFDTPRDRIIWDVGHQTYPHKILTGRRDRIRTLRMGGGLSGFTKRAESEYDAFGAGHSSTSISAGLGMAVARDLAQGNNHVVAVIGDSSMSAGMAYEALNNAGALDSRLIVILNDNDMSIAPPTGAMSAYLARLVSGGAYRSIRDAAKQLASHLPRFIYDKARKAEEFSRSFITGGTMFEELGFYYVGPIDGHNLDHLLPVLMNVRDKDDGPVLVHVVTQKGKGYAPAEAADDKYHGVVKFDVETGKQFKPKANAPSYTGVFAKALVAEAEHDDKIVAITAAMPSGTGLDTFGKHFPERTFDVAIAEQHAVTFAAGLACEGYKPFCALYSTFLQRGYDQVVHDVAIQHLPVRFAIDRAGLVGADGPTHAGAFDIAYLGCLPGMVVMACADEAELMHMVATAVAYDQGPIAFRYPRGEGVGVELPERGDVLEIGKGRILREGSRVALLSLGTRLAEALKAADELEDYGISTTVADARFAKPVDRDLIRRLAANHEVVITIEEGSIGGFGAQVFQALSDDGLLDGTRGAFKFRSLTLPDAYIDHDKHEIMIARAMLDSKAMVAKALELLGDEKAAARVMIA; from the coding sequence TTGACGACATCGAAGACCCCCCTTCTCGATCAGATCCCGACGCCCGAGGAGCTGCGCAAGCTTCCGCCCGGCCAGCTCAAGCAGGTCGCGGATGAATTGCGCCGCGAGACGATCGACGCCGTCTCGGTGACGGGCGGGCATCTGGGCGCGGGGCTCGGCGTGGTCGAGCTGACGGTGGCGCTGCATTATGTCTTCGACACGCCGCGCGACCGCATCATCTGGGACGTCGGGCACCAGACCTATCCGCACAAGATCCTGACCGGGCGGCGCGACCGCATCCGCACGCTGCGCATGGGCGGCGGCCTCTCGGGCTTCACCAAGCGCGCGGAGAGCGAATATGACGCTTTCGGCGCCGGCCATTCCTCGACCTCCATTTCGGCGGGGCTCGGCATGGCGGTGGCGCGCGATCTCGCGCAGGGCAATAATCACGTCGTCGCCGTCATTGGCGACAGCTCCATGTCCGCCGGCATGGCCTATGAGGCGCTCAACAACGCCGGCGCGCTGGATTCCCGCCTCATCGTCATTCTCAACGACAATGACATGTCCATCGCGCCGCCGACCGGCGCCATGTCGGCCTATCTCGCCCGCCTCGTCTCCGGCGGCGCCTATCGCTCGATCCGCGACGCGGCGAAGCAGCTCGCCTCGCATCTGCCGCGCTTCATCTACGACAAGGCGCGCAAGGCCGAGGAGTTTTCGCGCAGCTTCATCACCGGCGGCACGATGTTCGAGGAGCTCGGCTTCTATTACGTCGGGCCGATCGACGGGCACAATCTCGACCATCTGCTGCCCGTGCTGATGAATGTGCGCGACAAGGACGACGGCCCGGTGCTGGTCCATGTCGTGACCCAGAAGGGCAAGGGCTACGCCCCGGCCGAAGCGGCGGACGACAAATATCACGGGGTCGTGAAGTTCGACGTCGAGACCGGCAAGCAGTTCAAGCCCAAGGCCAACGCCCCGTCCTATACGGGCGTCTTCGCCAAGGCGCTGGTGGCGGAGGCCGAGCATGACGACAAAATCGTCGCCATCACCGCCGCCATGCCGTCGGGCACGGGCCTCGACACTTTCGGCAAGCATTTCCCCGAGCGCACCTTCGACGTCGCCATCGCCGAGCAGCATGCGGTGACTTTCGCGGCGGGCCTCGCCTGCGAGGGTTACAAGCCCTTCTGCGCGCTTTACTCCACCTTCCTGCAGCGCGGCTACGATCAGGTCGTGCACGACGTGGCGATCCAGCATCTGCCGGTGCGCTTCGCCATCGACCGCGCCGGGCTCGTCGGCGCCGACGGCCCGACCCACGCCGGCGCCTTCGACATCGCCTATCTCGGCTGCCTGCCGGGCATGGTGGTGATGGCCTGCGCCGACGAGGCGGAGCTGATGCATATGGTCGCGACGGCGGTGGCCTATGACCAGGGCCCCATCGCCTTCCGCTATCCGCGCGGCGAGGGCGTGGGCGTGGAGCTGCCCGAGCGGGGCGACGTTCTCGAGATCGGCAAGGGCCGCATCCTGCGCGAGGGGTCGAGAGTGGCGCTGCTGTCGCTCGGCACGCGTCTCGCCGAGGCGCTCAAGGCCGCCGACGAGCTGGAGGATTACGGGATCTCGACGACCGTCGCCGACGCCCGTTTCGCGAAGCCCGTCGACCGCGACCTCATTCGCCGCCTCGCCGCCAATCACGAGGTGGTGATCACGATCGAAGAAGGGTCGATCGGCGGCTTCGGGGCCCAAGTCTTCCAGGCGCTCTCGGACGACGGCCTGCTCGACGGAACGCGCGGCGCGTTCAAGTTTCGCAGCTTGACGCTGCCCGACGCCTATATCGACCACGACAAGCACGAGATCATGATCGCCAGAGCGATGCTGGACAGCAAGGCCATGGTCGCCAAGGCGCTCGAGCTGCTCGGCGACGAGAAGGCCGCGGCGCGGGTGATGATCGCCTGA